In Terriglobia bacterium, a single genomic region encodes these proteins:
- the mscL gene encoding large conductance mechanosensitive channel protein MscL, translated as MLKGFKQFMMRGNVIDLAVAVVIGAAFGAVVTALVKDLITPLIAAIAGKPDFSAIIFEVRGSKFMIGEFINALVSFLLISAAIYFFVVLPVNALTARMRRGEAPPDPTTKKCPECLSDVPLAAKRCAFCTSPLGAKVSG; from the coding sequence ATGCTCAAAGGTTTCAAACAGTTCATGATGCGGGGCAACGTCATCGACCTGGCGGTCGCTGTCGTTATCGGCGCGGCATTTGGGGCAGTTGTGACAGCCCTGGTTAAGGACTTAATCACTCCGCTCATCGCCGCGATCGCCGGAAAACCGGATTTTTCGGCCATTATTTTCGAGGTCCGCGGCAGCAAATTCATGATCGGAGAGTTCATAAATGCGCTGGTGTCTTTTCTGTTGATTTCGGCCGCTATTTACTTTTTTGTTGTGCTGCCGGTAAACGCCCTCACCGCGCGAATGCGCCGTGGTGAAGCGCCGCCGGATCCGACTACAAAGAAATGCCCGGAATGCTTGAGCGATGTGCCGCTGGCCGCCAAACGTTGTGCATTCTGCACGTCTCCTTTGGGTGCCAAAGTCTCAGGATGA
- a CDS encoding helix-turn-helix domain-containing protein, whose amino-acid sequence MKMLATEEYWEFCRRFPLRPIRSERELKEALAIVDELIVEPKRSRDASAYLEVLSGLIEKYEQAHHSIPDVTEAEMLAHLIETKQVTQRVVAEGTGLKESAISDLLAGRRRFNRNHIERLARFFHVTPDIFFTNSPPK is encoded by the coding sequence ATGAAAATGCTGGCCACTGAAGAATATTGGGAGTTCTGCCGCCGCTTCCCCCTGCGGCCGATCCGCTCGGAGCGGGAATTGAAAGAGGCGCTGGCGATCGTGGATGAACTCATCGTCGAGCCGAAGCGCAGCCGCGACGCCAGCGCGTATCTGGAGGTCCTATCCGGCTTGATTGAAAAGTACGAGCAGGCGCATCATTCCATCCCCGACGTTACCGAGGCGGAAATGCTCGCGCACTTGATCGAGACTAAACAGGTGACGCAACGCGTTGTGGCGGAGGGAACCGGCCTGAAAGAATCGGCGATCTCGGATCTGCTTGCCGGCCGCCGGCGTTTCAACCGGAATCATATCGAGCGCCTGGCGCGATTCTTTCATGTAACACCGGACATCTTTTTTACCAATTCACCGCCGAAATAA